A window of Piliocolobus tephrosceles isolate RC106 chromosome 13, ASM277652v3, whole genome shotgun sequence contains these coding sequences:
- the FADD gene encoding FAS-associated death domain protein: MRGSPSFREITVEKAPGSTSGRGSGTGVQDREWNVGLLSKRRHLATAREPKTAGAWTARPQPRPPAGPAMDPFLVLLHSVSSSLSSSELTELKFLCLGRVGKRKLERVQSGLDLFSVLLEQNDLEPGHTDLLRELLASLRRHDLLRRLDDFEAGVAAGAAPGEEDLCAAFNVICDNVGKDWRRLARQLKVSDTKIDGIEDRYPRNLTERVRESLRIWKNTEKENATVACLVAALRACQMNLVADLVQEVQQARDLQNRSGAMSPMSWNSDTSTSEAS, encoded by the exons ATGCGCGGTTCCCCGAGTTTTCGCGAGATAACGGTCGAAAAGGCGCCCGGGTCGACTTCCGGTAGGGGATCTGGCACCGGAGTGCAGGACCGAGAGTGGAACGTTGGGCTGCTGAGTAAGCGGCGACACCTGGCCACGGCCAGAGAGCCGAAGACAGCGGGCGCGTGGACGGCCAGGCCACAGCCCCGGCCCCCTGCAGGCCCCGCCATGGACCCGTTCCTGGTGCTGCTGCACTCGGTGTCGTCCAGCCTGTCGAGCAGCGAGCTGACCGAGCTCAAGTTCCTATGCCTCGGGCGCGTGGGCAAGCGCAAGCTGGAGCGCGTGCAGAGCGGCCTGGACCTCTTCTCCGTGCTGCTGGAGCAGAACGACCTGGAGCCCGGGCACACTGACCTCCTGCGCGAGCTGCTCGCCTCCCTGCGGCGCCACGACCTGCTGCGGCGCCTGGACGACTTCGAGGCGGGGGTGGCGGCCGGGGCCGCGCCTGGGGAAGAAG ACCTGTGTGCAGCATTTAACGTCATATGTGATAATGTGGGGAAAGACTGGAGAAGGCTGGCTCGTCAGCTCAAAGTCTCAGACACCAAGATCGACGGCATCGAGGACAGATACCCCCGCAACCTGACAGAGCGCGTGCGGGAGTCACTGAGAATCTGGAAGAACACAGAGAAGGAGAACGCGACGGTGGCCTGCCTGGTGGCAGCTCTCAGGGCCTGCCAAATGAACCTGGTGGCCGACCTGGTACAAGAGGTTCAGCAGGCCCGAGACCTCCAGAACAGGAGCGGGGCCATGTCCCCGATGTCATGGAACTCAGACACGTCCACCTCCGAAGCATCCTGA